From one Nycticebus coucang isolate mNycCou1 chromosome 14, mNycCou1.pri, whole genome shotgun sequence genomic stretch:
- the TSKU gene encoding tsukushi isoform X1 produces MNLTSSPLTEGRAALTMPWSLLLLLFVSGAQTTRPCFPGCQCEVETFGLFDSFSLTRVDCSGLGPHIVPVSIPLDTAHLDLSSNRLETVNESVLAGPGYTTLAGLDLSHNLLTSISPTTFSRLRYLESLDLSHNGLAALPANSFTSSPLSDVNLSHNRLREVAVSTFTTYNQGRTLHVDLSHNLIHHLVPHLAQAALPSPSIQSLNLAWNQLRTVPDFRDLPLRYLSLDGNPLAAIGPGAFMGLAGLTHLSLASLQRLPQLAPYSFRELRGLQVLDLSGNPKLKWAGTEVFSGLGSLQELDLSGTGLVPVPEMLLLHLPALQSVTVGQDVQCRRLVREGIYPRQPGSSPKVALHCIDTRESAARSPDIL; encoded by the coding sequence CCCTCACCATGCCGTGGTCCCTGCTGCTATTGCTGTTCGTGAGTGGAGCACAGACAACCCGGCCATGCTTCCCCGGGTGCCAGTGTGAGGTGGAGACCTTCGGCCTCTTCGACAGCTTCAGCCTGACTCGGGTGGATTGCAGCGGCCTCGGCCCCCACATTGTGCCAGTGTCTATCCCTCTGGACACAGCCCACCTGGACCTGTCCTCCAACCGGCTGGAGACAGTGAATGAGTCAgtgttggcagggccaggctACACCACCCTGGCTGGCCTGGATCTCAGCCACAACCTGCTGACCAGCATCTCACCCACCACCTTCTCCCGCCTGCGCTACCTGGAGTCGCTCGACCTCAGCCACAATGGCTTGGCGGCCCTGCCAGCCAACAGCTTCACCAGTTCACCCCTGAGTGACGTGAACCTTAGCCACAACCGGCTCCGGGAGGTCGCAGTGTCCACCTTCACTACCTACAACCAGGGCCGGACACTGCATGTGGACCTCTCCCACAACCTTATTCACCATCTCGTGCCTCActtggctcaggctgctctgccctccccttccATTCAGAGCCTGAACCTGGCCTGGAACCAGCTCCGCACTGTGCCCGACTTCCGAGACTTGCCCCTGCGTTACCTGAGCCTAGATGGGAATCCCCTGGCTGCCATCGGCCCAGGTGCCTTCATGGGGCTGGCAGGCCTTACTCACCTGTCGCTGGCCAGCCTGCAAAGGCTCCCCCAGCTGGCGCCCTATAGCTTTCGTGAGCTACGGGGCCTGCAAGTCCTGGACCTATCTGGCAACCCCAAGCTCAAGTGGGCCGGAACTGAGGTGTTCTCAGGCCTGGGCTCCCTGCAGGAGCTGGACCTTTCAGGCACTGGCTTGGTACCCGTGCCTGAGATGCTGCTCCTCCATCTCCCAGCATTGCAGAGCGTCACTGTGGGCCAGGATGTGCAGTGCCGGCGCCTGGTAAGGGAGGGCATCTACCCCCGGCAGCCTGGCTCCAGCCCCAAGGTGGCTCTGCACTGTATAGATACCCGGGAATCTGCTGCCAGGAGCCCCGATATCTTGTGA
- the TSKU gene encoding tsukushi isoform X2 — translation MPWSLLLLLFVSGAQTTRPCFPGCQCEVETFGLFDSFSLTRVDCSGLGPHIVPVSIPLDTAHLDLSSNRLETVNESVLAGPGYTTLAGLDLSHNLLTSISPTTFSRLRYLESLDLSHNGLAALPANSFTSSPLSDVNLSHNRLREVAVSTFTTYNQGRTLHVDLSHNLIHHLVPHLAQAALPSPSIQSLNLAWNQLRTVPDFRDLPLRYLSLDGNPLAAIGPGAFMGLAGLTHLSLASLQRLPQLAPYSFRELRGLQVLDLSGNPKLKWAGTEVFSGLGSLQELDLSGTGLVPVPEMLLLHLPALQSVTVGQDVQCRRLVREGIYPRQPGSSPKVALHCIDTRESAARSPDIL, via the coding sequence ATGCCGTGGTCCCTGCTGCTATTGCTGTTCGTGAGTGGAGCACAGACAACCCGGCCATGCTTCCCCGGGTGCCAGTGTGAGGTGGAGACCTTCGGCCTCTTCGACAGCTTCAGCCTGACTCGGGTGGATTGCAGCGGCCTCGGCCCCCACATTGTGCCAGTGTCTATCCCTCTGGACACAGCCCACCTGGACCTGTCCTCCAACCGGCTGGAGACAGTGAATGAGTCAgtgttggcagggccaggctACACCACCCTGGCTGGCCTGGATCTCAGCCACAACCTGCTGACCAGCATCTCACCCACCACCTTCTCCCGCCTGCGCTACCTGGAGTCGCTCGACCTCAGCCACAATGGCTTGGCGGCCCTGCCAGCCAACAGCTTCACCAGTTCACCCCTGAGTGACGTGAACCTTAGCCACAACCGGCTCCGGGAGGTCGCAGTGTCCACCTTCACTACCTACAACCAGGGCCGGACACTGCATGTGGACCTCTCCCACAACCTTATTCACCATCTCGTGCCTCActtggctcaggctgctctgccctccccttccATTCAGAGCCTGAACCTGGCCTGGAACCAGCTCCGCACTGTGCCCGACTTCCGAGACTTGCCCCTGCGTTACCTGAGCCTAGATGGGAATCCCCTGGCTGCCATCGGCCCAGGTGCCTTCATGGGGCTGGCAGGCCTTACTCACCTGTCGCTGGCCAGCCTGCAAAGGCTCCCCCAGCTGGCGCCCTATAGCTTTCGTGAGCTACGGGGCCTGCAAGTCCTGGACCTATCTGGCAACCCCAAGCTCAAGTGGGCCGGAACTGAGGTGTTCTCAGGCCTGGGCTCCCTGCAGGAGCTGGACCTTTCAGGCACTGGCTTGGTACCCGTGCCTGAGATGCTGCTCCTCCATCTCCCAGCATTGCAGAGCGTCACTGTGGGCCAGGATGTGCAGTGCCGGCGCCTGGTAAGGGAGGGCATCTACCCCCGGCAGCCTGGCTCCAGCCCCAAGGTGGCTCTGCACTGTATAGATACCCGGGAATCTGCTGCCAGGAGCCCCGATATCTTGTGA